Genomic DNA from Ictidomys tridecemlineatus isolate mIctTri1 chromosome 6, mIctTri1.hap1, whole genome shotgun sequence:
ATATCAACGCAAAGCGTCAGTTTGGTGGAAACACCGGCAAGGACTTTTATTTGAGAAATATAACAAGCAAAAAGCAAAGTAAGacttttataaataagaattatgtatttaatataataaGTGTAATacattatataacatataatagtGTAAAATAGTTTGGTTGGGAAAAAACTCTACTATTGACTGTCAATTTAAATTTGgaagggaataaaaaagaaaatgagttatTAAAGGGGTaatgtgaataaaaataataaataaaacttgaaactggaATTCAAAAGGCTTGTGTAGTTGTATAAGATATttatagaatatgtaaagaaaatgcACAGATATATAATTAgaagtccccccaccccaccaggggattcaacccaggggcgcttaaccactgagccacatttccagtcctttttatttttattttaagttgcttagggccttgctgagttggtgaggctggctttgaacttacagtcctcttgcctcagcctcccaagttgctggggttataggcatgtgccactgtgcccagcctaaaattataatttataagttGAAAATTACTAATGTGGAAAGTATGTTCCCTTCTATAGAAGCTTAAACTAAGAATGGTTTACCTACCCCAGCTCGGTCATGCCGTCCATGAACTCCTTCCTGCTGAATTCGCACTGAGTGGCAGCCCTGAACTTCCATGCTATGACCAGAACGCTGATGCTGGTGGGGTCCAGCCTCAGATCGTCACAGAATTGCTGAATCCCATCAATCCCGATTCTGTCTCCATCTTGCGGGTCTGTAGTTAAAGTCAATGGGGTTAGGGTCACACCACCTGGTTACATAACTCCGGCAAGTAAACCTCAGACACACACCAATGGACTAGCTTTCTACTACCTATGAAAGAAACAGTGGGCAACAAGTAACGACTTACCCAAAAATCAGTCCTATCTTTAAAATCTAGATTTGCTTGCTTCTAACAGTGCtatgggattgaatccagtacctcGGATATACAAGGCAAGCTCTGTGCTGCTGAGCTGCATCCTCGTTTGATTTCTGGGTTTTATCATTCAGGAGTAAGTTTAAGGAGTGGTTGCTCAGGAGTAGAGTGCTGGCCTAACGTGCAGAAAGCCCTGGTTTGAGCGGgagcaccaccaccacaaaaaaagaagaaggaaggaaaaaaagactgggatgtagacCCAAGGTAGAGAAGCTGTCTAGTGTGCACAAGGCTCTGTTTCATCTCTTGCACTGCAAAGCAATTCAATTTCCCTAAAGTaagataaaaattcaagtttACAGAATTTTAGTTTCCTTGAAGACAAACTGCTACAAAAAATATTGCAGTGATAAAGGGTTTTGAATGCTTGGAATTTTTATCACAACTCCaccaaagtaaaaaagaatgattgatcaattttttttctctttaagtcaTTTCATTTGCTAATTCTAATGCTACTAAACAATTACTTTCCAAAATCATTTAGATTTGGAGatactgtggcacacacctgtagtaccttgggagctgaggcaggaggattgcaagtttgagaccagcctcagcaacttagccaaaccTGTcacgaaataaaaaataaaaagggctggggatgtagctcagtggtaaagtactctgggttaaatcctcagtatttttttttaaattttaattttttttagttgtagttggacactatacctttattttatttattttttaatgtggtgctgaggatggaacccagtcagtgccttacacgtgctgggcgagtactctactgctgagccacaaccccagtccctgaatcctcagtattaaaaaaaatcaaataaaaaaaatttggcttTTGCATCTACACTTAACAGCATGGAAATTCAGGGCCCCCTACTTCtgctttagaaataaaattaagaaatttagcATCTGTCTATGAGAAAATCAAAACAGTAAAGTACACTGAAAGAGCCCAGCAAGACCTCACTATACTGAGCCCTTTAATTTCAGAAGGATCATGTATGTTATCATATATCATCATAACTGTGTGTGGATTCTATTGGTACagagatacaaataaaaaatctagAGCTTCTTTGTTCAAATAAACCTCAGATGTGTTGaacttttcttctccttcataTGTAATTTAACTCTGATCATTTAAGTACtagatatcacattttttaaatatgttgtttctaaagaaaaattaacataaacCCTTCTAACTGTATCTTCTCATACAGAGAAACCAACCTCAGCTTTGGGAGTGTGACAAACGTTCTGTATTCTCTATTTCTATTCTATCTCCTGACATTACACCTCTGCAGATCAAAGAAAATCCCACTCTTATCAAACTAGCCATCCTGGTCAACTTCATGAGGTTCTCCTTCATTTGTATACATTAGATGTTATATTAGTACACAGTCtttgaattatatatttagaaCTCAAAAGGATGTAACTgtatttgaattatatatttagaaCCCAAAAGGATGTAACTTAGAAGACTAGCCTGCATGAATAGAATCAAGTAATGATGAAGGGATGAAGCTTAATAAATCAATTTCACTGAAGTGTTTTTTCAAAGACAGCTCTAtttgaataattataaaattgtgCAAAGGATATGACTTACAGAATTAGCTAAAAAAACTAAACACTAAACAGTTTTACTTTTTGAGAACTATGATAATTACAAATctagtgtttttcatttttaaccatATAGTAGGTTtctgaacagtttttttttttaaagaatacaatttTCAATCCATTTGCCCAACAGAGGGGGAGCAAAGAGACAGTATctttgaaaataacaaataagaaagtaaaaaccaAGAAAATTTTTCTATTGGGCGAACACTTGCTTAactgaaagtcttttttttttttttttaaaaaaagacttaaccttcaaaaactactagaaaaaaaagcAGTCCGTCAAGTGAATTGTTTCTGCCTTATTTGATACGAAATCTCCCGACCAACAGGGGTGTGGGTCTGTTCACGCTCTCACGCCCGCACATTCACTTCCATGGCATGTCTGCACTTTGATAAACAAAGCCACATGCTAGACTCTTCAATTAAAGTAAGTCATGCCCCATGTCCACATGGAGCTGTCTCACTGAGAGAGAGCGCCCCCACAAGCGACAGCGTGGCACGAGGGCGCCCCCAGGGGGGAGAGGACGGTCACACCTCACTCTTCAGTAGTGCTCTGCCACAGATGTTCCAATCTAGATAAATGGTGGCAAAGACCCCTGTGCTATCAGGTGTGGTCACAGGCAGACTCCAGGCCAGGACACTGAGCCGGGATGCTTCCCACGACCACTAGGGTCACACCCCCTGCAGAGAACACGCTGTGGCTGCAGGTCACACCAGGCCAGCTTTCCAATGCCCCTCTTTCCCCTTTACTGAGAAAGGGGTTCTGGAGCTCAATGTGAGGAGGAGCAGCAGCTTGGAGCTCTGTGGTCCTTGGCACCCGAGGTCCCAGGAACAGTGCTCCCTCTGCTTGCTAGGGATGGCCTCTGGTCTGGCTCTGCTGCCACGTCATCCCTTACCTTTGTACCTGCCATACAGCTGCTCCAGCTTCCTCTGGTCCACAGCGTCCCGCATGGACTCCCTGTGGAACACGTCTGGGGTTTGGAAGAAGCTGGCTGTGGCCTCGTCTAGCTTCCACTCACTTTGCGTTAGGCAGTAGATGGCAGTTCTCTCACCAGCCTGAGTACACGCCATAAACTGGCGGACCTTGTCCTTCTGAGTCGACTTAAGCTTATGCTTTGGGATGCAAAAGAAGCAGGAGAGCCAATGAAGCCTCTCTAGGGTTTGTGTAGCCTCTACTTCTAATGCCTGCTTTTTAACTGGACTCAACTTCACTTCAGAGTTACAGGTCACCAGAGCCTTGTTCATCAGTTAAAAAGACTCCACAGTCTTCTGAAAACTGGAACGACAGCATCTATAGAGCAACAGATATGCCAAGTCCAGTCCTCAACAAATTGTGAGAATCAGCCTTTTACAGAAAATACATTTGATCACTACCTGGTTCCTCTTACACAAGCAGAACAGTCCCCCGCTTGAAAATCTCAGCACGAGCTCTCGGCAAGTCTAGCCCTCTGAAGACGAGGTAGGACCTGACTTCAGGGCAGGGTCCTCTGCAGGGGCTTTGCTTCTATTGAGCCCAAGTGCTACTGAACAGGAGGGGCCAGCAGTTTGAAACATTGAGCTTTCCAGTTTAAAAACAACTACAGTAATGAAAACATGCacacataaaataattatcaCATCAGCAGCATAAAAAGTTTGTTGTGACGAAATGAAAGTGATGACACTGGTCACAACATGTCTGTACGTGTGAGACAGaaacagggcagggcaggagggtaGGCAAAACCAGCAAGCTGCAAGGGAACTGCGCTATCTATAGTCCATGATGAAACAGCAGACACAGGGTGAAGGTCTCACTGCTCTAATGTCACCTGGTGAGAGCAACACCAGTGCAGAGCAACTGCTAACTTGGGCAAATTAAAGCAATCACCGTCATCTACTAGGGGCtgattcttctttttgttttttaatattttttattttttggtgtagatggacacaacacaatgcactttttttcttcttctcacttttatgtggtgctgaggattgaacccaggtcccgcctgtgctaggcgagtgctctaccgctgagccacaatcccagccccaggggcTGATTCTTTTTATTATACAAATGCTTTACCCAATACAAGGGGAAAAACTTTACTTACAAGGATTATATTCAATCTCGTTCAAATAAAGATGAGAATTTATAGAAACAGAATAAATTGCGACCTACAGGAAGATGTAAGCGGATGACAGATGGAGATGAAAAAACGGAGGCATGAGAAGAGCCAGGCTGTGACTGGCGGGAGACCCTGCGTACCACAAGCTGAGTACGGAGGAAGCAGGCTCCCGCACGCAGGTGCCACAGCAGAGAATAGGTCAGTTAGGATAACGTCTTTTTAATCAACGTAGGAACCCACAGTGGGTTCTTACTGATCCTAGTGGTTTCACTGATCCTGGTCTCGAACCTGAGGGAAGTGGCTTGGCCTGATTCCTCACCATCATGCCAAGAATAAGCACCAGAGGAAGCTACAGAGGTTTCAAAGGCAACCCAAGCATGCTGGTAGCAGAACACCAGCATAACTCAGCAGGAGTCAGTGCAGCCAGAAACACACAGCTGCTTCACAGGTTTTGGGCCCAAGACCTTTCCTGGATCTCACAATGTCAAAACTATTTCCCAAGAATTCAAAGCTGTCACTAGACAACCTCATGCTCATCTTGAGAGTGTGCAGGAGAGGCCTCCAGGCTGCCTGAGCCGTGATACCACAATAGGCTAAATGAAAAAGATTCAAGAACTTCTTTCCTTTGATACcagatattaaaattatctgctggggctgtggttgtagctcagtggtagagcacttgcctagcatgtgtgacgcactgggtttaatctttagcaccacataaaaataaataaaatacagatattgtgttcatccacaactaagaaatttttaaaaatctgcaaaaatgaaatgtaaaaaagtAATGTGCTTGCAATTATTAATCctcacatatttaaaaacttattttaattcCTGATGCAGTGAACATCAATGTCCATTAACCACATAAACAAAAGCTCTTTGGGTCCCCaatcattcttaaaaatacaggGCTGTGGCCATATGAATCTCTTGTGGTTCTGCCACTGCAGGTGGAAGCAGACAGTGGGAATGGTTTATACACAAGTGGGTATGGCTGCTGGCCTTGACATTTCACTTATAAAAACAGGCAGCTAGTTTGTGACTGCTGAACGCGATCTAAATTCTAGAGTGACACATGGGACGTATATACATATACTATACGTTATTTCCCAAAACAGTTCTTGAAAAGAACAGACAAAGAATTCAAGGTTATATTCTCTAGTAAGATCAATCTAGTTAAATCAGGGAAGAGCTCACATGTCATGAGAGCCAGCTGACAAGTGATAAAGTCAGCATCTTTTTTGAAGATGGTCAAGGATGGACAGACACGGCCAAGAGTTGCTTCAAAAACTAAGACAAGACACACATGCAATCAGAAAAAGTCCCTCCTGAGCAACAGCCATAGCTGCTTTATTATGGAAGAGCCAACCAACACCATCCtggtcataaaacaaaattcagtCCATCCATATAACGGAATGTTATTTAGCCATAAAGGAACAAA
This window encodes:
- the Dcun1d2 gene encoding DCN1-like protein 2 isoform X2 — its product is MHKLKSTQKDKVRQFMACTQAGERTAIYCLTQSEWKLDEATASFFQTPDVFHRESMRDAVDQRKLEQLYGRYKDPQDGDRIGIDGIQQFCDDLRLDPTSISVLVIAWKFRAATQCEFSRKEFMDGMTELGCDSTEKLRTLLPSLEQELQDSVKFKDFYQFTFTFAKNPGQKGLAMFSLGQGMP
- the Dcun1d2 gene encoding DCN1-like protein 2 isoform X1: MHKLKSTQKDKVRQFMACTQAGERTAIYCLTQSEWKLDEATASFFQTPDVFHRESMRDAVDQRKLEQLYGRYKDPQDGDRIGIDGIQQFCDDLRLDPTSISVLVIAWKFRAATQCEFSRKEFMDGMTELGCDSTEKLRTLLPSLEQELQDSVKFKDFYQFTFTFAKNPGQKGLGTSQKIDSTGHLEPSARFWKHDCR
- the Dcun1d2 gene encoding DCN1-like protein 2 isoform X3, with product MHKLKSTQKDKVRQFMACTQAGERTAIYCLTQSEWKLDEATASFFQTPDVFHRESMRDAVDQRKLEQLYGRYKDPQDGDRIGIDGIQQFCDDLRLDPTSISVLVIAWKFRAATQCEFSRKEFMDGMTELGIIKKPRNTARHWWYTPVLGELVGLRKKVKS